Part of the Candidatus Chlorohelix allophototropha genome, GATAAATCCTGCCCTTCGTTTTCGAGAATATCCATCACGCTTTCTACATCCAGCGCTTCAAAATAAAGGCGGTTGCTGGTGTCGAAATCGGTTGAGACTGTTTCAGGATTGCTGTTAACCATGATGCTTTGAACACCCGCTTCTTGCAAAGCCCATGCGGCGTGTACGCTGCTATAGTCAAACTCAATGCCTTGTCCGATGCGGATAGGGCCACTACCGATAACCACCGCTTTGGGACCGGTGATAGAGGGGGCTTCGTTTTCTTCCTCATAGGCGCTGTAGAAATAAGGGGTTACCGCTTCAAATTCGGCAGCGCAGGTATCTACGGTTTTGTAAACCGGTACAATGCCTTGACGGTGACGCATTTCGCGCACTCTCTCCGGCAAGTCATCGGTAAGTGCGGCAATCTGGTCGTCGCTGAAGCCCAAACGTTTCGCTTGCCGCAATAGGTTGGAGGTCATCGGTTCTTTGAGTAAACGCCGTTCCATTTCAACCAACAACTGGAATTTGCGCAGAAACCAATAATCGATTTTGCTGCGGGCGTATAGCTCTTCGATGGTCTCATCGCGGCGTAAGGCGGCAAAAACTGCCCACATACGCCGATCATTCGCTTTATCAATATATTTCCAGTAGGGCGCTTCTTCGCCCTCAACCTTTTTGCTCCATTCGGCTTCCTCCCACATGAGGGACTTGCCGCCGAGTTCGAGACTACGCACTGCTTTCTGGAAAGCGGCTTCAAAGCTACGGTCAATCGCCATCACTTCGCCGGTTGCTTTCATTTGTGTGCCGATGCTGCGATCTCCGGTGGGGAATTTGTCGAAGGGCCAGCGCGGGATTTTGACCACACAATAATCAAGGGCAGGCTCAAAGGCTGCTTGTGTTTTGCGGGTCACAGCGTTCTCAATTTCATCGAGACGTTTGCCGATGGCGATTTTGGCAGCAACCCGCGCAATCGGATAACCCGTAGCTTTAGAGGCGAGCGCGCTACTGCGACTGACCCGCGGATTTACTTCGATTACGTAATACTGGAAGGAGACGGGGTCGAGCGCATATTGGATGTTGCATCCACCCTCTATGCCCAGTTTGCGAATAATTTTGATGCTGGCGGTACGAAGCATCTGATATTCTTTGTCCGAAAGGGTTTGGGAAGGGGCAACCACAATACTATCGCCGGTGTGTACCCCAAGCGGATCGAGATTTTCCATGTTACAGATGGTGATGCAAGTATCATTCGAGTCGCGCATCACCTCATATTCAACTTCTTTCCAGCCACCCAGATATTTTTCAACTAGAATCTGATGAATCGGGCTGGCGCTCAAGCCGCTTTTGATAAAGTGATCTAACTCTTCCCATGAACGGGCAATACCGCCGCCCGTGCCGCCAAGCGTATAAGCGGGGCGAATGATGATGGGTAAGCCAATGCTTTTGCCGACTTCCATAGCGAAATCATAATCACTGGCGATGTCGCTTTCGATTACGGGTTCGTTAATATCCAACAAAACCTGTTTGAAAAGCTCTCGGTCTTCAGCTTTTTTGATGGTATCCACGCTAGTGCCGAGCAAGCGCACTTGATATTTATCCAGCACCCCTGCTTCGTGCAATGCCACGCCCATATTCAACCCGGTTTGACCGCCCAATGTAGGCAGTATGCCGTCAGGTCGTTCCTGCTCAATGATTCGGGTGAGGGATTCGACCGTCAACGGCTCGATATAGATTACATCTGCAATGCCATCGTCGGTCATAATGGTAGCCGGATTGCTATTAACCAGCACCGTTTCAATACCTTCTTCCCGCAGAGAGCGGCAGGCTTGGGTACCCGCGTAATCAAACTCCGCAGCTTGCCCGATTACGATGGGTCCGCTGCCAATCACCAGCACTTTTTTAACGCTCATTTTCTCCCGTTCGCCTTAAGACCTAAAGTATTAAACGCGGGGC contains:
- the carB gene encoding carbamoyl-phosphate synthase large subunit, producing the protein MSVKKVLVIGSGPIVIGQAAEFDYAGTQACRSLREEGIETVLVNSNPATIMTDDGIADVIYIEPLTVESLTRIIEQERPDGILPTLGGQTGLNMGVALHEAGVLDKYQVRLLGTSVDTIKKAEDRELFKQVLLDINEPVIESDIASDYDFAMEVGKSIGLPIIIRPAYTLGGTGGGIARSWEELDHFIKSGLSASPIHQILVEKYLGGWKEVEYEVMRDSNDTCITICNMENLDPLGVHTGDSIVVAPSQTLSDKEYQMLRTASIKIIRKLGIEGGCNIQYALDPVSFQYYVIEVNPRVSRSSALASKATGYPIARVAAKIAIGKRLDEIENAVTRKTQAAFEPALDYCVVKIPRWPFDKFPTGDRSIGTQMKATGEVMAIDRSFEAAFQKAVRSLELGGKSLMWEEAEWSKKVEGEEAPYWKYIDKANDRRMWAVFAALRRDETIEELYARSKIDYWFLRKFQLLVEMERRLLKEPMTSNLLRQAKRLGFSDDQIAALTDDLPERVREMRHRQGIVPVYKTVDTCAAEFEAVTPYFYSAYEEENEAPSITGPKAVVIGSGPIRIGQGIEFDYSSVHAAWALQEAGVQSIMVNSNPETVSTDFDTSNRLYFEALDVESVMDILENEGQDLSEAPGNTMNMPPLILQFGGQTAINLAEPLSLAGAPILGSSFDSIDIAEDRKRFENFVAGLGISQPPGATVNYYMDAFKVAETVGYPVLVRPSYVLGGRAMEICHNIEDLQRYTSTVVNISEKHPVLIDKYLEGKEVEVDAICDGKEVLIPGVMEHIERAGVHSGDSFAVYPGVNLYRHEVDTIVDYTTRIAIGLQAKGLINIQYVIWQGQVYILEVNPRASRTVPFLSKVTGVPMVKIATNIMLGKSLQEQGYAPGLWPKQPLVAVKAPVFSMAKLSGVDTALGPEMKSTGEVMGVDLTYAAAMHKALISANMSLPKPGAAILFSIADRDKTEGLELIRDLAEIGYRIHATSGTAAMIENAGMVVDAIAIKIGEGHPDTVELIKSGQVKAVVNTISGRRRPLLDGFEIRRAAVENGIPCYTSLDTFRAAVTAVAAAHNEGADYNIKPLSWYRQKEHSAD